One part of the Silurus meridionalis isolate SWU-2019-XX chromosome 26, ASM1480568v1, whole genome shotgun sequence genome encodes these proteins:
- the ndufs3 gene encoding NADH dehydrogenase [ubiquinone] iron-sulfur protein 3, mitochondrial gives MAASLLRLTRGTLCRSLAAVSRNAALIPARSEATVTETSPTVRPKDAVTHNQLSQFGEYVAEILPKYVQQVQVTCYNELDVMIHPEGVVPVLSFLRDHTNAQFRNLTDLTVVDVPTRQNRFEIVYNLLSLRFNSRIRVKTYTDELTPVDSAVSVHQAANWYEREVWDMFGVFFANHPDLRRILTDYGFEGHPFRKDFPLSGYVEVRYDDELKRVVAEPVELAQEFRKFDLNSPWEAFPAYREPKDSPKLEAGDKPAK, from the exons CTGTGAGTCGGAATGCTGCACTGATCCCAGCACGCTCTGAAGCGACGGTGACCGAGACGAGCC CTACAGTTCGACCCAAGGATGCGGTGACTCATAACCAGCTTTCCCAGTTCGGGGAATACGTGGCTGAAATTCTTCCCAAATACGTTCAACAAGTTCAG gtgACGTGCTACAACGAGCTGGACGTTATGATCCACCCAGAAGGAGTCGTACCAGTGCTGAGCTTCCTCCGGGATCACACTAACGCCCAGTTCCGCAACTTAACCGATCTCACCGTGGTTGACGTTCCCACCAGGCAGAACCGCTTCGAG atcgTGTATAATCTTCTGTCGTTGCGCTTCAACTCTCGTATCCGAGTAAAGACCTACACGGATGAGCTGACCCCCGTCGACTCGGCCGTTTCCGTCCATCAAGCTGCCAACTGGTACGAAAGAGAg GTTTGGGACATGTTTGGAGTTTTCTTCGCCAATCATCCGGATCTGAGACGAATCCTAACTGATTACGGTTTTGAAGGCCATCCGTTCAGAAAAGATTTTCCTCTCTCTGGATATGTAGAG GTGCGTTATGATGATGAGCTGAAGCGGGTCGTGGCAGAGCCTGTGGAACTTGCCCAGGAGTTCAGGAAGTTTGATCTGAACAGTCCCTGGGAGGCGTTTCCTGCATACAGGGAGCCCAAAGATTCCCCTAAACTAGAGGCTGGAGATAAACCTGCGAAGTAA